One window from the genome of Nicotiana tomentosiformis chromosome 5, ASM39032v3, whole genome shotgun sequence encodes:
- the LOC138892383 gene encoding uncharacterized protein, translating into MRFGKKGKLRPRCIGPYRILQRVDQVAYRLKLPAEMSLMHPVFHVSMLKKVVGDPSLIVLVETIEVNEELTYEEIPIAILDRQVWKLRNKEIAFIKVLWRNQQVE; encoded by the coding sequence atgcgattTGGGAAGAAAGGTAAATTGAGACCAAGGTGTATCGGACCTTACAGAATCTTGCAGAGGGTTGATCAAGTGGCTTATAGGCTCAAGTTACCTGCAGAGATGTCCTTaatgcacccggtgtttcatgtgtccatgttgaagaaggtggttggagatccgtcgctcATCGTCCTGGTGGAGACTATTgaagttaatgaagaattgacttatgaggagattcCAATTGCCATCCTTGATAGACAAGTTTggaagttgaggaataaagagattgccttcatcaaagtgctatggcgaaaccaacaggttgaatag